A region from the Salvelinus sp. IW2-2015 linkage group LG19, ASM291031v2, whole genome shotgun sequence genome encodes:
- the LOC111979459 gene encoding transcription factor Jun produces MPTKMEATFYDESLNGQQGAVGGYHGFNPNSMKQSMTLNLNDPKMFKPHLRAKAIDILTSPDVGLLKLASPELERLIIQSCNGLTTPTPTQFLCPKNITDEQEGFAEGFVRALAELHYQQHMPNGSCDSQTNASNDMASASTVLDSPIPYSCTVRPEPPEYTNLGLFNRAVSSASAPTGDRHSSASYTSVPSQTHIETQLPAQHPRLQPFKEEPQTVPEMSGDTPPMSPIDMENQERIKAERKRMRNRVAASKCRKRKLERISRLEDRVKNLKTQHTELVSSANVLRDELALLKQKVMDHVNSGCQLILTQQLQAF; encoded by the coding sequence ATGCCCACCAAGATGGAAGCTACATTCTATGACGAATCGTTAAATGGTCAGCAAGGCGCAGTGGGTGGATATCATGGGTTTAACCCGAATAGTATGAAGCAGAGTATGACACTGAACCTCAACGACCCTAAAATGTTTAAACCTCATCTGCGGGCGAAAGCTATCGATATACTGACGTCCCCTGATGTGGGATTATTAAAACTGGCCTCTCCGGAATTGGAAAGGCTCATCATCCAGTCCTGCAATGGTTTGACGACTCCGACCCCAACTCAGTTCCTCTGTCCCAAGAACATCACCGACGAGCAAGAGGGTTTTGCTGAGGGTTTCGTGAGGGCGCTCGCGGAGCTTCATTATCAACAGCATATGCCTAATGGCAGTTGTGACTCTCAGACGAATGCTTCCAACGACATGGCATCCGCCTCTACTGTGTTGGACAGTCCTATACCCTACAGCTGCACCGTGCGCCCCGAGCCACCGGAATACACAAACTTGGGCCTTTTCAATCGGGCTGTCAGCTCTGCGTCGGCACCTACCGGCGACAGACACTCCTCCGCCAGTTATACGTCCGTCCCGTCCCAAACCCACATCGAGACCCAGCTGCCAGCCCAGCACCCACGGCTACAGCCATTCAAGGAGGAGCCCCAGACGGTGCCCGAGATGAGCGGCGATACCCCTCCGATGTCTCCTATCGACATGGAGAACCAGGAGAGGATAAAGGCCGAGAGAAAGCGCATGAGGAACAGGGTGGCCGCGTCTAAATGCCGGAAAAGGAAGCTGGAGAGGATATCGAGGCTGGAGGACAGGGTCAAAAACCTGAAGACCCAACACACAGAGTTGGTCTCTTCTGCCAACGT